In Mercurialis annua linkage group LG6, ddMerAnnu1.2, whole genome shotgun sequence, the following are encoded in one genomic region:
- the LOC126685807 gene encoding actin-related protein 4-like, whose translation MYGGDEVSAIVIDLGSHTCKAGYAGEDAPKAVFPSVVGSIDQMEIEDPASVEKNASADSKSVNVKDSEKVKGNRKLYVGSQALGFRRDNMEVLSPIKDGVVVDWDIVDSIWDHTFRECLLVDPKEHPMLLAEPSFNTQQQRERTAELMFEKYNAPALFLAKNAVLTSFASGRPTSLVVDCGGGSTTVAPVHDGYVLQKAVLSSPIGGEFLTDCLLKSLESKGITIKPRYSFRRKENRPGEFQAVDIDFPNTTESYKLYSQRVIASDIKECVCRAPDTPYDEKAYSNIPMTPYELPDGQTIEIGADRFKMPDILFNPSLAQTIPGMENIGEITSNVRGLPQMVIESINKCDVDIRRELFSSILLAGGTASMQQLKERLEKDLLEESPQAARVKVLASGNTTERRFSVWIGGSILASLGSFQQMWFSKAEYEEHGASYVQRKCP comes from the exons ATGTACGGAGGAG ATGAAGTATCAGCTATAGTAATTGACCTCGGCTCCCATACTTGCAAAGCTGGTTATGCCGGCGAAGATGCTCCGAAAGCCGTTTTCCCCTCG GTGGTTGGATCGATTGATCAAATGGAAATTGAGGACCCTGCTAGTGTTGAAAAGAATGCTTCTGCAGATTCGAAGAGCGTTAATGTTAAAGATTCCGAGAAAGTCAAGGGAAACCGTAAATTATATGTAGGATCTCAAGCTTTAGGATTTCGTCGGGATAATATGGAG GTGTTATCGCCCATAAAAGATGGGGTTGTTGTTGACTGGGATATTGTTGATAGCATTTGGGACCATACTTTCAG GGAATGTCTATTGGTGGATCCTAAAGAGCATCCAATGTTGCTTGCAGAACCTTCATTCAACACCCAACAACAGAGAGAGAG GACTGCAGAGCTAATGTTTGAAAAATACAATGCCCCAGCCTTATTTTTGGCCAAGAATGCT GTTCTTACATCGTTTGCTTCAGGCCGTCCTACATCACTAGTTGTTGATTG TGGCGGAGGTTCAACTACTGTTGCTCCAGTGCATGATGGTTATGTTCTTCAAAAG GCAGTCCTTTCTTCTCCCATAGGAGGAGAGTTTCTCACTGATTGCCTATTAAAAAGCTTGGAGAGCAAAGGTATCACA ATAAAACCAAGGTATTCTTTTAGGAGAAAGGAAAACCGGCCAGGTGAATTTCAG GCAGTGGATATTGATTTTCCTAATACAACCGAAAGTTACAAACTCTATTCCCAG AGGGTAATTGCAAGTGATATCAAGGAATGCGTTTGTCGAGCCCCAGATACGCCTTATGATG AAAAGGCGTACTCAAATATTCCAATGACTCCATATGAGCTTCCTGATGGACA GACAATTGAAATTGGAGCTGATAGATTCAAGATGCCAGACATTCTTTTCAATCCATCCTTGGCCCAG ACAATTCCTGGCATGGAGAATATTGGGGAGATTACTTCTAATGTTCGTGGTTTGCCACAAATG GTCATAGAGAGCATTAATAAGTGTGATGTGGATATTCGGAGAGAACTATTTAGTAGTATACTG CTTGCTGGTGGCACAGCATCAATGCAACAGTTGAAGGAACGTCTTGAGAAAGATTTGCTTGAG GAGTCTCCTCAAGCTGCTAGAGTTAAAGTGCTGGCAAGTGGAAATACAACAGAAAGGAGATTCAG TGTATGGATTGGTGGGAGTATACTGGCTTCTCTCGGTTCATTTCAGCAAATGTGGTTCTCAAAGGCCGA GTATGAAGAGCATGGAGCTTCTTATGTTCAAAGAAAATGCCCTTGA